Sequence from the Acyrthosiphon pisum isolate AL4f unplaced genomic scaffold, pea_aphid_22Mar2018_4r6ur Scaffold_21776;HRSCAF=24834, whole genome shotgun sequence genome:
TGGACCCCACACAATTGGAGCCATATCTGCTTTGATAACAGCTTCCATGTTActgtctatataatatgcactttcACGCTTAAAGAAATTATGAAGATAACAGCAGGCCTTAACAATAGTTTGTACTTTTTTTGCTTCTAAGTTAACAGGTGTCTGGAGTACACCAAACCTCCATGCCATAATGGCCAGAGTTTTTGCAGCCCTTTGATTGGCCCTGACTAATTGtctattaaatagtttattagcCTCACCACCTTTATCATTCACTGCTCTGAAGGGCACCATAAAATTTTCCTGAAGCTTAAAACTTTCATCAGCTACGAATACATAAGGTAACTGATTAGAGTTAAGCTGACATGGTAACTTTGTCGTTCTCAATTTGCGTTCTAAAATTCTATTTGGTGGATTATCTTCAGAAAGATGCCCACTTGGGCACGTGTCTACTACAAGGAACTCATAATTGGAATCTACTACAGCTGTTAATAAGACACTGGGTCGACGACGTTCATTAAGATAATCAG
This genomic interval carries:
- the LOC107882706 gene encoding uncharacterized protein LOC107882706, coding for CPQTEEEWMRVSTTFERTTRFPSCLGAACARHIELRKASKADSDYLNERRRPSVLLTAVVDSNYEFLVVDTCPSGHLSEDNPPNRILERKLRTTKLPCQLNSNQLPYVFVADESFKLQENFMVPFRAVNDKGGEANKLFNRQLVRANQRAAKTLAIMAWRFGVLQTPVNLEAKKVQTIVKACCYLHNFFKRESAYYIDSNMEAVIKADMAPIVWGPNTTVIPHINNCDSDPQY